In the genome of Brachypodium distachyon strain Bd21 chromosome 3, Brachypodium_distachyon_v3.0, whole genome shotgun sequence, the window TGCTCAAATACTCTTGTTGATTGCCTAAAGTCAAGAAAACTAATTAGTACTCTATCCGTTCACAAATAAGTTTACTTTTTAGAAGGACGAGGGTGTAGTGCTGGTTGATTCGATCCAAACGAAAAGTTGCGAAAGCTCATCCTATGCCACACATCTTTGATCCAACGGCTCATATCATGGTTGCATGTTTTCATCCAAAATCGTTTACAGTATACTTTCTCCCTCGGGTCTAACTGAATCTTTCCCTTGTCTCAAAGCTTGTGTACTAACCTctgtatttttatattttcatcGAATTGAATTAGGTTCTAGTCTGTGTATAGCGATTATAATTCTGATATCGGTTAAGAATATATGAATTCATTTCATAAGAACAACCCAAGAAATGCCTGCACAAAACGTCCCGCTTACTATTCCTGAACTGAAGACAAATAAGAAATTGCACAAATTTGCAGGGAGAAGAACTGAGTACAATAGAATCAGAATATATAGAAACGCAGTGTGGAGACATGATTAATTAGTTGCAGCCCATGCACAGCTTTACGGAATTTTGTGTGCTGAATAAAAATTGACATCGTCGCAACTTAAGATGGTGGAGAAACAGTGACAGACACTTGTACATGCCCTTTCCTAGCTACACCGGTGGCAACGACTCATCCGACGACTCCGGCGCCCCTTCTACCGCCACGGCGACGCCCTTCGCTACCTCCACcattggcggcggcgcgatcACGCAGCGGCACATCGGGCACGTCCGGTGCGAGTGTAGCCACATGTCGATGCACTTCACGTGGAAGACGTGCCCGCAATTCGACAGCCGCCGCAccatctcgccgccgcgcacgtCCTCCAGGCACACGGAGCAGCACATtgcctgctcctgctgcttgCCGTCGACGCTCTCCAGCGGCGGGCACGTGTAGGCGAACGCCGGCGGCAAGTGCGCGGCCGGCAACGACGCGCACGCGCACCGGCCTGGCACTGGCACCCGTGTCCGGCCATCAGGAGCCGAGAGAGCGATGAGCGCGCTCGCTGGCCTTCCCCTACTGCCGCGAACCCATGTCCTCGGGCTGGGAGCGAAGCAGCCGAGGatgccgaggagcagcgcggccacggcggcgaaCGCGAATGCCTTCCAGACGGCGACGGAGGCCGAGGCCACGAGCAcgcagaagaggaagatggagGTGCAGAGCACGCCGATGCCGTAGAAGACGCGGTATCCGTCGGCGCCGTTGATGTTGtcttcgtcggcggcggagctcggcgACCCCCTCGGGTACAAGTTGAGCATGATCGACGAGCAGATTGATAGACTCGACTTGTAATACACTGGACTGGAGCAATTAGTTGTGTTCGCGCTTGTTGTTGCACTTCGGTATGTAATTAACTTGATCAGTAGTACTAGTATGGGATCGATGTTGCAATGAACGGATGTTTTCGTGGCAAATAAATAGTGTTCGCCTATGGGGTTTTGGCGTCTCGTGGCAGCCACGGCGTGGATGAAAATGACGGCGTTGCCTTGACGTGTGAGCTCCGTGGCATCCAGATGCCAGATACGGAATTGGAG includes:
- the LOC104583987 gene encoding RING-H2 finger protein ATL80: MLNLYPRGSPSSAADEDNINGADGYRVFYGIGVLCTSIFLFCVLVASASVAVWKAFAFAAVAALLLGILGCFAPSPRTWVRGSRGRPASALIALSAPDGRTRVPVPGRCACASLPAAHLPPAFAYTCPPLESVDGKQQEQAMCCSVCLEDVRGGEMVRRLSNCGHVFHVKCIDMWLHSHRTCPMCRCVIAPPPMVEVAKGVAVAVEGAPESSDESLPPV